One Actinospica robiniae DSM 44927 genomic region harbors:
- a CDS encoding ABC transporter permease, with amino-acid sequence MASVVVAADPGAGAQQGARSALRDALRNRRLLLGLVVVGFFILLAALGPLFVGDPAIQDKTALNQAPSAAHWFGTTNIGQDIFTQTVVASRPTLLIGAAAGLIATAVSVIIGIGGGFLGGLADELLALLTNVALVIPTLPLVIVASKFMGDNGLTPTIFVIAFTSWAASARVLRGQTLSLRSRDYVLAARALDEPRWRIVLVELLPNEMPIIISQFTFAMIFAILAQAGLAFLGLQSADMLTWGNILFFAQNAQALDSGQWWWFAPSGLCIALFGAGLALVNFGLDELLNPRLRVYRAPKDRGERKAQR; translated from the coding sequence ATGGCATCCGTCGTCGTCGCCGCCGATCCCGGCGCGGGCGCGCAGCAGGGGGCCCGATCCGCCCTGCGCGACGCCCTGCGCAACCGCAGGCTGCTGCTCGGCCTGGTCGTGGTCGGGTTCTTCATCCTGCTCGCGGCCCTCGGGCCGCTGTTCGTGGGCGATCCCGCGATCCAGGACAAGACCGCGCTCAACCAGGCGCCCTCGGCCGCGCACTGGTTCGGCACCACCAACATCGGCCAGGACATCTTCACCCAGACCGTCGTCGCCTCCCGCCCGACCCTGCTGATCGGCGCGGCGGCCGGCCTGATCGCCACGGCCGTGTCGGTGATCATCGGCATCGGCGGCGGGTTCCTCGGCGGGCTCGCGGACGAGCTGCTGGCGCTGCTGACCAACGTGGCGCTGGTGATCCCGACCCTGCCGCTGGTGATCGTGGCCTCCAAGTTCATGGGGGACAACGGCCTGACCCCGACCATCTTCGTGATCGCGTTCACCAGCTGGGCCGCCTCGGCCCGGGTGCTGCGCGGCCAGACGCTCTCGCTGCGCAGCCGGGACTACGTCCTCGCGGCCCGGGCCCTGGACGAGCCGCGCTGGCGGATCGTCCTGGTGGAGCTGCTGCCGAACGAGATGCCGATCATCATCTCGCAGTTCACCTTCGCCATGATCTTCGCGATCCTGGCGCAGGCCGGCCTGGCCTTCCTCGGCCTGCAGAGCGCTGACATGCTCACCTGGGGCAACATCCTCTTCTTCGCCCAGAACGCGCAGGCCCTCGACTCCGGCCAGTGGTGGTGGTTCGCCCCCTCCGGCCTGTGCATCGCGCTGTTCGGCGCCGGGCTCGCCCTGGTCAATTTCGGCCTGGACGAGCTGCTCAACCCCCGGCTGCGCGTCTACCGCGCGCCGAAGGACCGTGGAGAAAGGAAGGCGCAGCGGTGA